In Rhipicephalus microplus isolate Deutch F79 chromosome 9, USDA_Rmic, whole genome shotgun sequence, one genomic interval encodes:
- the LOC119163767 gene encoding cytochrome b-c1 complex subunit 6, mitochondrial has protein sequence MDKVKPVVKAADEEEELVDPLDTLREKCRAEAKCAGFGEKLQECNDRVNSRSQTLETCTEELFDFLHCVDHCASKDIFKHLK, from the coding sequence ATGGATAAAGTAAAGCCCGTCGTGAAGGCTGCCGACGAGGAAGAAGAGCTGGTCGACCCCCTGGACACCCTTCGGGAAAAGTGCCGGGCCGAGGCCAAGTGCGCCGGCTTCGGGGAGAAGCTGCAGGAATGCAACGACCGCGTCAACAGCCGCTCTCAGACCCTCGAGACTTGCACGGAGGAGCTGTTCGACTTCTTACACTGCGTCGACCACTGCGCCTCCAAGGACATCTTCAAACACCTCAAGTGA